The following DNA comes from Shinella zoogloeoides.
CAGCGCGTTGACGTCGGGACTGTCGAGCAGCGTCTGGCCGACGACGCTGCCGCGGCCCATGACGAGATTGACGACGCCGGCCGGTGTGCTGGCACGGTGCAGGATATCGACGAGCGCCCAGGCGGAGCCCGGCACGAGATCGGCGGGCTTCAGGACGACCGTGTTGCCGTAGGCGAGCGCGGGCGCGATCTTCCAGGCGGGAATGGCGATCGGAAAATTCCAGGGCGTGATGATGCCGACGACGCCGATGGCCTCGCGGGTGATCTCGACGCCGATATTCGGACGCACCGAGGGTAGCACTTCGCCGGAAAGCCGCAGGGTTTCGCCGGCGAAGAAATCGAATATCTGGCCGGCGCGGGTGACTTCGCCGATGGCTTCCGGCAGCGTCTTGCCCTCTTCGCGGGCAAGCAGGCGGCCAAGCTCCTCCTTGCGGGCGAGGATTTCGTCGCCGGCCTTCTTCAGGATTGCATGGCGTTCCAGGATGCCGGAGCGGGACCAGGCAGGCAGCGCGGCCCTGGCGGCGGCGATGGCGGCCTTCGTGTCCTCGGCGCTGGCGCGCGCATAGTCGCCGACGACGTCGTTTGTGTTGGAAGGATTGATGTTCGCCGAAGCGTCGCCGGAGACCCATTCGCCGGCAATCAGGTTCTTGTGCAGCATTTTCTTTTCCGTTCAGTGCAGGCCGAGATAGGCCTTGCGGACATCTTCGTTGTCGAGAAGGGCAGCGCTTTCGCCAGAAAGGTGGATGCGGCCGTTCACCATGACATAGGCGCGCTGCGAGAGCTTCAGCGCGTGGTTGGCGTTCTGCTCCACGAGGAAGATCGTCTTGCCCATGGCGGCGATCTCGCTCAGCACCTCGAAGACGCGCTTGACGACGAGCGGGGCGAGGCCGAGCGAGGGCTCGTCGAAGAGGATCAGTTCCGGACGGGCCATCATGGCGCGGGCGATGGCGAGCATCTGCTGTTCGCCGCCGGACATGGTGCCGGCCGTCTGGTTGCGGCGCTCCTTGAGGCGCGGGAAGAGATCGAACATCGTCGCCCGGTCCTCGTCGAAATGCGCCATGCCGATGGGCGTCGTGCCCATCATCATGTTCTCCTCGACGCTCATCTCCTGATAGATCTGCCGGCCCTCGGGCACGAGTGCGATGCCGCGGCGGGAAATCCGGTTGGTCGGCAGGCGGGAAATGTCCTCGCCCTTGTGCAGGATATGTCCCGAGGACGCGCGCGGCGCACCGAAGATCGAGGAGAGAAGCGTCGTCTTGCCGGCGCCGTTGGCGCCGATCAGGCTGACGATCTCGCCCTTGAAGATGTGGACGTTCACATCCTTCAGCGCCTCGACCGGGCCGTAATGCGCGCGCACGCCGGAAAATTCGAGCAGGGGTGCCTCGCTCATGCTTCTACGTCCTCTTCGCTGACGCCGAGATAGGCGGCGATGACGGCGGGGTCGTTCGCCACATGCTCGGGCGTGCCGTCGGAAATCACCTCGCCGTGGTCGAGCACGACGATGTGCTGGGAAATGCGCATCACGAGGCCCATGTCGTGCTCGATGACGAGCACCGTCTGGCCGTGTTCGCGGCACAGCCGCTGGATGACTTCGGAAAGCTCGCGCGTTTCGGACGGGTTGAGGCCGGCGGCCGGCTCGTCGAGGCAGATGAGCTGCGGGCCCGTGCACATGGCGCGGGCGATCTCGAGGCGGCGCTGGCGGCCGTAGGGCAACTCGCCGGCAAGGCGGTTGGCGTCGTCGGTGAGGTTCATCTCGCCGAGCCAGTGATAGGCCCGGTCGACGGCCTCGCGCTCGGCCCGGCGGAAGGCCGGCGTGCGGAAGATGCCGGAGAGAAGGTTGTTGGCCGTGACCAGATGCTGGGCGACCAGCAGGTTCTCGACGACGGACATTTCCTTGAAGAGGCGGATGTTCTGGAAGGTGCGGGCGATGCCGGCGCGGGTGACGAGATGCGAGCCGCCGGTGATGGGCCGCGTCATCAGCGCGCCGATATCCTCGGCGCCGTCACGGCCGTTCAGCACGATCTCGCCTTCGCTGGCGCGGTAGAAGCCGGTGATGCAGTTGAACATCGTCGTCTTGCCGGCGCCGTTTGGACCGATGAGGGCCGTCACCGCGCCGCGCTCCACGGCGAAGCTGACATTGCGGTTGGCGACGATGCCGCCGAAGCGCATGGTGACGTTGCGAACGTCGAGGAGAGGCGTGTTCATCGGGCAGCCTCCGGCTTTGCCGCAAGCGGAATGTCCCGCTCCGCGGCCGTGCTGGGGAAGAAGGCCGGGCGCTTGATGTGCACGAGACCGCGCGGCTTCCAGATCATCATGACCACCATCAGGACGCCGAAGATCAGCACGCGGTATTCGGCAAAGTCGCGCAGCAGTTCGGGCAGGATCGTCAGCACAAGGGCGGCGGCGATGACGCCGACCGTGGAGCCGAGCCCGCCGAGCACGACGATGGCGAGGATGAGCGCGGATTCGAAGAAGGTGAAGGAAGTCGGGTTTACGAAGCCCTGGTGGACGGCGAAGAACACGCCGGCGAGGCCACCGGTCGAAGCGCCGAGCATGAAGGCCGTGAGCTTGGTGAAGACGTGGTTCACGCCGAGCGAGCGGCAGGCGATCTCGTCCTCGCGCAGTGCTTCCCACATGCGGCCGAGCGGCATGACGCGCAGGCGTTCGACGGCATAGATGACGAGGCAGACGACGAGGAACAGCACGAAGTAGATGAACCAGAACTTGTAGTCTGCGCTGTAGGTGATGCCGAAATAGTCGTGCAGCGGCACGCCGCCCTGCTTGGCCGTGCGGGTGAATTCGAGGCCGAGGAGTGTCGGCGGCGGTACGGGCGCGCCGTTCGGGCCGCCGGTGAAGTCCAGCCAGTTGTTCAGCACGAGACGGATGATCTCGCCGAAGCCGAGGGTGACGATGGCGAGATAGTCGCCATGCATCTTGAGCACGGGAAAGGCGAGCACCATGCCGCAGAACCCGGCGAGGAACGGCGCGATGACGAGCGCGCTCCAGAAGCCGAGGCCGAGATATTGCGCGCCGAGTGCCAGAAGATAGGCCCCGACCGCATAGAAGGCGACGAAGCCGAGATCGAGCAGGCCGGCAAGGCCGACGACGATGTTGAGCCCGAGGCCGAGCAGGCAGTAGATCAACGCGAGGATCGCGATGCCGAGGAAATATTTGTCGGCGAAGAAAGGAAGGGCGAGCCCGGCAAGGAAGATCAGCCCGAGGATGAGGACGGGCGACTTCTCCTTGCCCGTCATGACCGTGACGCCGCTGCCGCTGCTGGCGGCCCTGCCGGCGACCTTCCGGCCCAGGGCCGTCATGCCGACCAGCGACAGCGCGATGCGGCCGGCGGTGACGATGGCGGCCAGCAGCACGGCGCGCGTCAGCTCGTTGCGGAAGGAAAAGCCTTCCAGCACCAAGCCGGAGATCGGGCCGAAGAGGATGAGCGAGACGGTGAAGGTGAGGAGCGCCTGTTTGGCGAGGGTGAGGAAGCGGTTCTGTTCCATGGTCCTGCCCTCACACTTTCTGGATTTCCGGCCGGCCGAGCAGGCCGTAGGGGCGGAAGAACAGGAGAACGATGAGCAGCGCGAAGGCGAAGACATCCTTGTAGTCGGTGCTGACATAGCCGGCGAACAGCGCCTCCGTCAGGCCGAGCAGCACGCCGCCGAGCACGGCGCCGGGCAGCGAGCCGATGCCGCCGAGGACGGCCGCGGTGAAGGCCTTGATGCCCATGACGAAGCCGATGAAGAAGTTGAAGGAGCCGTAGTTGAAGGTGACGAGCGTGCCGCCCACGGCGGCCGTGGCGGCGCCGATGACGAAGACGGTCGAGATGATGCGGTCGGTGTTGACGCCGAGCACGGCGGAGATGCGGATGTTCTGCTGCGTGGCGCGGCATTCGCGGCCGATGCGCGTATAGGTGATCACATAGGTGAGGATGCCCATGGCGATCAGCGCGGCGAGCAGGATCACCGTCTGCATGTAGGTGATCTGCGCGAAATGGGTGTCGTCGCCGAAGCGGAAGGCGCCGCTGATGAGCGTCGGCACGCCCTGATCGCGCGCGCCTTGCGAGATCTGCACGTAGCTCTGCAGCATCAGCGAGATGCCGATGGCGGAAATCAGGGGGGCGAGCTTGGTGGAGCCGCGCAGGGGACGGTAGGCGACGCGCTCGATGGCCCAGCCGTAGACGGCGGTGATGGCGCAGGTGATCACCAGCACCGAGATCAGCGCGAAGGGCACGGACTGGATGCCGAAGAAGGTGAGCACGGCAAGGGTGATCGCGGCGATATAGGCCGAGACCATGTAGACGTCGCCATGGGCGAAGTTGATCATGCGGATGACGCCATAGACCATGGTGTATCCGACGGCGATCAGCCCGTAGATCGTGCCGAGCGTGACGCCGTTGAACAGTTGCTGGATGAGGATATAGACATCCATACGTGAACCCCCTGAATTTCGGGCACGGTGAGGCCGGCCGGATGGTGTTCCGGCCGGCGATGCCGCCTTACTTGACGAGGACCGGATTTCCCTGGTCGTCGAAATCGTAGAAGACGAACTGGAAGTCCTTGATGTCGCCCTTCTCGTCCCAGGTGATCTTGCCGATGGCGGAATCGACCGTGTTGCTGCGCAGCCAGTCCGTCTGGGCCTTGATGTCCGCGCCGGCCTTGAGCGCGCCGACGACGGCCTGCGCATTCGCATAGCCGTAGAGCGTGTAGTTGGCCGGGGCGACGCCCGCTGCCTTCAGCGCATCCTGAACGCCCTTGGTGGACGGGTCGGCGAGCGGATCGGGCGTTGCCGAATAATAGACGTCCTTCAGGTTGGCTGGGCCGCCGGCAGCCGCGATCAGTTCCTTCTGCGCGAAGGAGTCGCCGCTGATGAAGACGACGTCGAGGCCCTGTTCGCGGATCTGGCGGATCAGCGGGCCGCCTTCGGGAATGAGGCCGCCGAAATAGACGGCGTTCGCGCCCGTGCTCTTGATCTTGGTGACGAGCGCGTTGAAGTCGCGTTCGCCGCGCGTCAGCCCCTCGTAGAGAACCGGCTCGATGCCGCGCGCCTGAATGGTCTTCTTGACGGCGTCCACGAGGCCCTGGCCATAGGTGTCCTTGTCATGGATCAG
Coding sequences within:
- a CDS encoding ABC transporter ATP-binding protein; amino-acid sequence: MSEAPLLEFSGVRAHYGPVEALKDVNVHIFKGEIVSLIGANGAGKTTLLSSIFGAPRASSGHILHKGEDISRLPTNRISRRGIALVPEGRQIYQEMSVEENMMMGTTPIGMAHFDEDRATMFDLFPRLKERRNQTAGTMSGGEQQMLAIARAMMARPELILFDEPSLGLAPLVVKRVFEVLSEIAAMGKTIFLVEQNANHALKLSQRAYVMVNGRIHLSGESAALLDNEDVRKAYLGLH
- a CDS encoding ABC transporter ATP-binding protein, with amino-acid sequence MNTPLLDVRNVTMRFGGIVANRNVSFAVERGAVTALIGPNGAGKTTMFNCITGFYRASEGEIVLNGRDGAEDIGALMTRPITGGSHLVTRAGIARTFQNIRLFKEMSVVENLLVAQHLVTANNLLSGIFRTPAFRRAEREAVDRAYHWLGEMNLTDDANRLAGELPYGRQRRLEIARAMCTGPQLICLDEPAAGLNPSETRELSEVIQRLCREHGQTVLVIEHDMGLVMRISQHIVVLDHGEVISDGTPEHVANDPAVIAAYLGVSEEDVEA
- the livM gene encoding high-affinity branched-chain amino acid ABC transporter permease LivM, encoding MEQNRFLTLAKQALLTFTVSLILFGPISGLVLEGFSFRNELTRAVLLAAIVTAGRIALSLVGMTALGRKVAGRAASSGSGVTVMTGKEKSPVLILGLIFLAGLALPFFADKYFLGIAILALIYCLLGLGLNIVVGLAGLLDLGFVAFYAVGAYLLALGAQYLGLGFWSALVIAPFLAGFCGMVLAFPVLKMHGDYLAIVTLGFGEIIRLVLNNWLDFTGGPNGAPVPPPTLLGLEFTRTAKQGGVPLHDYFGITYSADYKFWFIYFVLFLVVCLVIYAVERLRVMPLGRMWEALREDEIACRSLGVNHVFTKLTAFMLGASTGGLAGVFFAVHQGFVNPTSFTFFESALILAIVVLGGLGSTVGVIAAALVLTILPELLRDFAEYRVLIFGVLMVVMMIWKPRGLVHIKRPAFFPSTAAERDIPLAAKPEAAR
- a CDS encoding ABC transporter permease subunit yields the protein MDVYILIQQLFNGVTLGTIYGLIAVGYTMVYGVIRMINFAHGDVYMVSAYIAAITLAVLTFFGIQSVPFALISVLVITCAITAVYGWAIERVAYRPLRGSTKLAPLISAIGISLMLQSYVQISQGARDQGVPTLISGAFRFGDDTHFAQITYMQTVILLAALIAMGILTYVITYTRIGRECRATQQNIRISAVLGVNTDRIISTVFVIGAATAAVGGTLVTFNYGSFNFFIGFVMGIKAFTAAVLGGIGSLPGAVLGGVLLGLTEALFAGYVSTDYKDVFAFALLIVLLFFRPYGLLGRPEIQKV
- a CDS encoding branched-chain amino acid ABC transporter substrate-binding protein yields the protein MIQISKILAATAIASTLFLAPAFADTVKIGVAGPYTGANATFGEQVFAGVSAYVNEVNAAGGIDGKQIELVKGDDACEPKQAVAVANRFVDQDKVQAVIGHFCSSSTIPASEIYNDAGILEMAPASTNPTVTERGLETVFRGCGRDDQQAVVAGGFILDTLKRDKIALIHDKDTYGQGLVDAVKKTIQARGIEPVLYEGLTRGERDFNALVTKIKSTGANAVYFGGLIPEGGPLIRQIREQGLDVVFISGDSFAQKELIAAAGGPANLKDVYYSATPDPLADPSTKGVQDALKAAGVAPANYTLYGYANAQAVVGALKAGADIKAQTDWLRSNTVDSAIGKITWDEKGDIKDFQFVFYDFDDQGNPVLVK